Sequence from the Christiangramia fulva genome:
TTCAGCCATTCCTAATTTACCATGTACGATTAGGGTTTCCCTTCCCAGGCAATACACCACATTTTCCATGTCAATTTTCAAATTATCATCTTTTATGGTAGAAATTGTTAAAGGAAGATTTGTTCGGTCCATATAACCATAACTGATGATCAAACGGAAAAAGCCATTTCCCAACTGTTTAATGGTGATTCGCTTAGCTGGCGGAATATGCGGAACCGACTTAAAATTCACTGAAGCGATTACGACCTGTTCGTGAACAACCATATTGTGTTTGACATTTTGAACCAGGGCCGGTGGAGTCCTGTCCGGCGATTTGGTAAAGTAAATAGCTGTTAAAGGAATCCTTTCAACTTCTTTCTCCTTTAATTCTCTGATGAATCTCTTTAAAGGAGTCATGATCTTGGTGAGCTGAATGCTTAAGATTCTTCTTCCTTTAGACCAGGTGGTCATTGTGAAATAGATGAGAGCTGCAACCAGTAAGGGTACCCAACCGCCATCGGGAATTTTATCTATGTTAGCGTAGAGAAAGGAAAGGTCGATGCAAAGCAGGAAAATAGTTATAACGATTGCTATAGGGAGCTTCCAGTTCCACAATTTTCTCATGGCGATAAAGGCCAGCAAAGTGGTTATCACCATGGTGGTTGTAACTGCAATTCCGTAAGCCGCTGCCAGGTTACTTGATGTCTGGAATGCAAGTACCAATGTAATTGTTCCTATAAAGATCATCCAGTTGATATGTGGCATATAGATCTGTCCTTCTTCTTTTTCTGAAGTATGAACGACTTTTAAACGCGGGAAATATCCAAGTTGTAATGCCTGGAAAGTTAAGCTGAACGCCCCGGTAATGATCGCCTGCGAAGCAATAATAGTCGCTATTGTAGCAATGATCACCAAAGGATATAAACCCCAGGTAGGTGCAAGGTGATAAAATGGGTTTTCTAATCTTGTGGTATCGCGCAAAAGCAATGCTCCCTGGCCGAAATAATTCATTAATAAACACGGCAATACAACGGTAAACCATGCCCAGCGAATGGGTTTTTTTCCAAAATGGCCAATATCTGCATACAGGGCTTCTCCTCCTGTGACTACCAGAAATACCGCGCCTAAAATAAAAATCCCATGCCAGCTATTGGTTTTGAAGAATTCAAAAGCGTAATACGGATTTGCTGCCTTCAGAATTTCAGGAGTTTTAATGATAGAAGATACCCCCAGTGCCGCAATAGACAAAAACCAGATCAGGATAAGGGGTCCAAAGATCATCCCAACACCATGCGTTCCTCTTTTCTGAAAAATAAAAAGTCCAATAAGTATGATCACGGTAATGATCACCACATAAGGTTCAAAAAAAGGAGTGGCTACTTTTAATCCTTCTGTGGCACTTAAAACAGAAATTGCCGGCGTGATCATGCCGTCACCATATAATAAGGCTGCTCCAAAAAGTCCCATGGTTAGGATAACTAACCTTCTGGTTTTTTTCTTTCGGGGCAGTACAAGTTCCATTAAGGCAAGTATTCCACCTTCTCCATCATTATCGGCTCTTAAAATAAGGGTAAGATATTTAAGACTTATCACTAAAATGAGGGCCCAAAAAATTAAGGAAATAGCTCCCATAACATTAATAGTGGTAGGTTCTACTCCAAAGTCTCCGAAAAAACATTCTCTGACGGCGTATAACGGACTCGTACCAATATCACCAAAAACAACCCCTAAGGCGGCTAAGCTTAGTGTAAACATTCGCCTGGAGGGAACTTTGTCGTTACTTTTCATATGAGGAATAGTTTTACAAGAGGGCGAAATTATTTAAATACAAGTTGTGTAAGAAATGATAACTCTATTTTCTTCCTGATTTTTATAATTTCTTTATATTATTCTGGGAATTTATATTTTTTCTAAATATCACACAAGATTCTGAATTAGAGTTCTGAAGTTCTAATTTTTTAGTTACAGCCTGAAAATAAACTGTATTTTCCGATTGCTTTTAAAAGTAAAGAGTTTGCCGTAATTCAGTAGGGAAATATTTTTAAAGGAAAGAGCAGGTTCACTTTAAGAGATGGTAATATTTTTTTCTCCTATTAACGGTCCAATTTCATCACCTCCAGAATTTGGAAAAAAAAAGCTCTCCATTTCTGAAGAGCTTTTTGTGCGGGCGAAAGGACTCGAACCTTCACACCTCGCGGCACTAGATCCTAAGTTTTCTAAAAATTTTGCAGAAAAACATTTAATATATTTAAAATCAATTAATTAGAGCATTTTGTATTTTACATAATATCATAAAATATCATTTAAAATGGCAAAATGTTGTACCTATGTTGTACCTAAATGGATTATC
This genomic interval carries:
- a CDS encoding potassium transporter Kup — protein: MKSNDKVPSRRMFTLSLAALGVVFGDIGTSPLYAVRECFFGDFGVEPTTINVMGAISLIFWALILVISLKYLTLILRADNDGEGGILALMELVLPRKKKTRRLVILTMGLFGAALLYGDGMITPAISVLSATEGLKVATPFFEPYVVIITVIILIGLFIFQKRGTHGVGMIFGPLILIWFLSIAALGVSSIIKTPEILKAANPYYAFEFFKTNSWHGIFILGAVFLVVTGGEALYADIGHFGKKPIRWAWFTVVLPCLLMNYFGQGALLLRDTTRLENPFYHLAPTWGLYPLVIIATIATIIASQAIITGAFSLTFQALQLGYFPRLKVVHTSEKEEGQIYMPHINWMIFIGTITLVLAFQTSSNLAAAYGIAVTTTMVITTLLAFIAMRKLWNWKLPIAIVITIFLLCIDLSFLYANIDKIPDGGWVPLLVAALIYFTMTTWSKGRRILSIQLTKIMTPLKRFIRELKEKEVERIPLTAIYFTKSPDRTPPALVQNVKHNMVVHEQVVIASVNFKSVPHIPPAKRITIKQLGNGFFRLIISYGYMDRTNLPLTISTIKDDNLKIDMENVVYCLGRETLIVHGKLGMAEWRESLFSFLSRNSQRATRYFNLPPEHVLEIGTNIEM